Sequence from the Candidatus Margulisiibacteriota bacterium genome:
GGCCATCGGGCAAAAGTGATAGCGGCTTGACATTGAGAGCCTGAGCGATTTGATAAAGAACCTTGATGGTCAGATTGCATTGTCCGTGCTCTATTTTGGAAAGATAAAAATAACTAATGCCGGCGGTAAAAGCGGCTTCTTCCATAGAAAGTTTTTTGGACTGTCTAATAGATCGTATCGTTTGGCCAATATGAGATATCAATTGATCTGTCATAAATCTCCTTAATTATTTTTGTGTATTTCGGGGGTTGACAGTATCAAGTAATTAGCATAATATATAGTTTATGAAATATATTTGAGGGGGTATTTTTATGACTATAGCGACAGGCCAGCCAATGCTGGCGAGTGACATTCTCAATCTGACCTTTTTCCCGAAAGGCACGATACTGACTTTTAGCTCCACAGCGTGGG
This genomic interval carries:
- a CDS encoding helix-turn-helix domain-containing protein, whose protein sequence is MTDQLISHIGQTIRSIRQSKKLSMEEAAFTAGISYFYLSKIEHGQCNLTIKVLYQIAQALNVKPLSLLPDGHITNDNTPQKKKNVLQTLRRLTAQIKEL